The stretch of DNA TTTTATCAAAAAATAAGAGCAATGAATTCACATTGCTCTTATTTGCATCATTTTTTGAATGAATTAGTAAACGTTATTTAGAAAATCGAATTGACATTTTACGATCTGCTGAACGTTCTTCGTCAGAAGCTTCAGCAGGAACAGTTGCAAACTCCGCACCATAACCTTCGACACCAATAACTTGAGTTCCTACGCCTAAACGTGATAATTCTGATTTCAAGAAATCTGCACGTTTTTGAGATAGTACTTTGTTATCCTCAGGTTTTCCGACATTATCAGTATATGCTCCAATTTTAATCTTTGTATCTGGGTACTTCTTAAGAATTTGAGCTAAATTTTCTAACTGAATATTTGAATCTCCTTCTAATTGATCTGTTTTACCAAAAACGAAATTGATGTTATCAAAATTGAACCATTTTTCTTTTAATTGATCTTCTGAAGCATTTTTATATTCATCCGATTTTATATAGGTAATGATTTGTTCTTCAAAACCTCCCGGATAAGCTTTTAATGTCACACCATCTAAATCAATATCACTATAGGTTTTCGTCGTTACCACTTCAGTAGTATCTCCTTCTTGCACACGTACAGTGTCTGTTGTTGTAACAGGAGTTGTATCATGATTATCATCTTTCTTTAACCAATTCCAAATCAAGTACCCTCCCAATAGAAGTAATAATAGTGGAATTAACCACTTCCAAAAGCTTGATTTTTCTTCAGGTTCGTTATATCGTACTGGATCAACATAAGGTTCTTCTCTTGTTTCCACTTTTGGTTTTTCAACCGTAAGATTTTCACGTACGATTTCAGTTTTAACATCTGATTTGTCTCCTCCAAAAATATTTCCTAAACCTAAAGCTCCAAGTCCTAAGCCAGCAGGTAAGAGTGATGCTAAAGAAGATTTATTAGTATTTAATAAACTTCCAAATTCAGCTTCACCTAAATTATTATCATTAGCATATTTTCCTAAAGAACCCAAAGATGCTTCTGAGACTAAATTAAACAGTTTTGAAGATGATCCGTTTGAAATTCCTGCAAACTCGGCAATCTTACTCACTATTCCGGATTGGTTTGATCCAAATAATAAATTAATTAATTGTGAAAGCACAGGAGATTCTGAAGTTTGGGTAGATAAAGAATTTAATCCTCTTGATGCTCCGAATGATTTTAGGGTATGGAGTAATCCTCCGGTACTTGAGTTTTTATCTACTAATGTTCCTAAGATAATAGGAAGATAAGCACTAATCGCGTTATTTACGTTACTTGGGGATTCTCCAAGTTCATGAGATACTTTATCGACAGTGTCTGATGTTAAGTATTTTTTTGCTAAGTCAATAATGTTAATAG from Faecalibacter sp. LW9 encodes:
- a CDS encoding OmpA family protein, yielding MSINIIDLAKKYLTSDTVDKVSHELGESPSNVNNAISAYLPIILGTLVDKNSSTGGLLHTLKSFGASRGLNSLSTQTSESPVLSQLINLLFGSNQSGIVSKIAEFAGISNGSSSKLFNLVSEASLGSLGKYANDNNLGEAEFGSLLNTNKSSLASLLPAGLGLGALGLGNIFGGDKSDVKTEIVRENLTVEKPKVETREEPYVDPVRYNEPEEKSSFWKWLIPLLLLLLGGYLIWNWLKKDDNHDTTPVTTTDTVRVQEGDTTEVVTTKTYSDIDLDGVTLKAYPGGFEEQIITYIKSDEYKNASEDQLKEKWFNFDNINFVFGKTDQLEGDSNIQLENLAQILKKYPDTKIKIGAYTDNVGKPEDNKVLSQKRADFLKSELSRLGVGTQVIGVEGYGAEFATVPAEASDEERSADRKMSIRFSK